One Prevotella intermedia ATCC 25611 = DSM 20706 DNA window includes the following coding sequences:
- a CDS encoding DUF2284 domain-containing protein, translating into MEKFLGLCQQCSKFGKSWTCPPCEFDVKAFVDRFKYAHILGSKMTFDEATLAETTTPEAVDRVCKEAMRYGLTKASAYLRSYERKSPDSLCFLGSMCLLCGNKPCTRLNGEPCRHPNDVRVSLEAVGFDLSKTTQDLLGIEMKWGKHGRLPQYITLVTALFTNDATLQLE; encoded by the coding sequence GTGGAAAAGTTTCTCGGATTATGCCAACAATGTTCTAAGTTTGGCAAATCGTGGACTTGTCCGCCTTGCGAATTTGACGTAAAGGCGTTTGTAGATAGGTTTAAGTACGCTCATATTCTTGGTTCAAAGATGACTTTCGATGAGGCTACGCTTGCCGAAACAACGACTCCCGAAGCGGTAGACAGAGTGTGTAAGGAAGCGATGCGCTACGGACTGACGAAGGCTTCGGCATATCTGCGCAGCTACGAACGCAAGTCGCCCGACAGCCTTTGCTTTCTTGGCTCGATGTGTTTGCTTTGTGGAAACAAGCCTTGCACACGTCTGAATGGCGAACCTTGCCGCCACCCCAACGATGTTCGTGTATCGTTGGAAGCGGTTGGCTTCGACCTTAGCAAAACCACGCAAGACCTTTTGGGCATAGAAATGAAATGGGGCAAGCACGGTCGCCTGCCCCAATATATCACGCTTGTTACAGCATTGTTTACCAACGATGCCACGCTGCAGTTGGAATGA